Part of the Methanolobus chelungpuianus genome is shown below.
CCACTTCATACGATGTGGAGAGGTACTGGAGTCCGCCGCATTCCCCATAAATGGGCATGCCGTCCGCTGAAATGTCCTTAAGGACCTTTGTAGTTCTTGAGTTTTCAAGCTCTTCCAGGTGTAGTTCCGGATAACCGCCGCCAAAATACATGCCGTCAACTTCGGGAACTTCCCCCTTGATGGGACTGAAGGGCACGATCTCTGCGCCTGCCTCCCTGAATGAATCGAACATTTCCTGGTAGTAGAAACAGAATGCACTGTCCATAGCCACGCCTATCCTCACATCCGCTGCAGGCAGCTCTTCCCGTGGCATGGCTTCTATGTCGGGTGCGCTCTGCGCAATGGAAATGATAGCGTCAAGGTCGATGTTCTGTTCTATGAACTCTGCAAGTTTTGTCGTGTCAAAATCCTGCTCGTGTGCCATGTATAGTCCCAGGTGGCGCGAAGGCACGCTGATATCCTGATTGCGTGGGAGGGTGCCCACGACAGGTATGTCGGGAATGCAGTCCATGATCATTTTTGCATGCCTGGGGCTGCCTACCCTGTTAAGGATGACTCCTGCGATATTGACATCCCTGTCAAACTCCGAGAATCCCTTGACAAGGGCGGCAGCACTGCGTGACATGCCGTGGACGTTAACAACAAGGATGACAGGCACTTCGAGAGTCTTGGCCACATGCGCGGAACTGGCTATCTCCGTGGAGTCCATGCCGTCAAAAAGTCCCATGACACCTTCGATCACATTGATGTCGTTGTCCCCGGCATGTCCGGAGAATGTGCGCCTGACCCCTTCCACCTGCATCATGAAGGTGTCCAGGTTCCTTGATGGCTTGCCGCATATGGCGGTATGGTAGGTGGGGTCTATGTAATCGGGCCCTACCTTATATGGTTGTACATCCATCTGTCTCTTTTTGAGGGCCGCCATTATTCCCATGGACACCGTCGTCTTCCCAACGCCGCTATGTGTCCCGGCGAGCAGTACAGCTTTTGTCATGCAGGGTAGTTCGTCAAATACGTATATATGTATTATTCCTGCAGTCATTCAAAATGGTTAAATAAAGAATGTCTATCTACCTACTATGAATTCCTCCGGGTCGCACAGGACACTTACCGATCCATTCGGGCGCACGGTAAGAAGTCTGCGGATGTCCATTACTAACAGGTGTAACCTTAACTGCATCTATTGCCATAATGAAGGAGACCATGGAAGCACCGGGGAGATGTCGGTGGAGACCATTGTCAATATCGTGAAGGCGGCAGCAGATTTTGGTGTGGACCGGCTCAAGATATCCGGAGGAGAGCCTCTTATAAGACAGGATCTCGAGGAGATACTCTCATCGCTGCCTCCGCTGAGGGATGTGTCCCTGACCACCAATGCGACATTGCTCAAGGGAAGGGCAAGCTCCCTGAAGGAAGCAGGGCTGGACAGGATCAATGTGAGCCTGGACACGCTGGATCCGGGCAAGTTCAGGATGATAACCCGATGCAAGCGTGATATTCTCCCCTCTGTCCTCGAAGGTATTGATGAGGCTGTAAGGGTGGGCCTCACGCCTGTAAAGATCAATATGGTGCTTTTGAAGGATATTAACGAGGCAGAGATCGAGAAAATGCTCGCGTTCACAAAAAGATATAAGGGCGATGTGATACTGCAGCTCATCGAGCTCATGAACTTCCGCGATGCAGCCCCTTATCATGTGGATGCGGATAAGGTGGAGGAAGAACTATTGCACCATGCCACCGATGTAAGCACACGCACCATGCACCACCGGAAGAAATACATCATCAATGGTGCGGAGGTCGAGTTCGTCCGCCCGGTCGATAATACCGAATTCTGTGCAAACTGCAACCGCCTGCGTGTAACTGCGGACGGTAAGCTCAAGCCATGTTTGCTTGTTAACGATGATCTTGTGGATGTCTCCCATGCAAGCCCCGGGGAACTCCCCGATCTGTTCCGGCTTGCAGTGAGCAGGAGAGTGCCCTTCTACGGGCATGAAAGATGCAGCCTGGAGTGATAAAAATGGAAGTAGAACTGATAGTCGACGGGAAAGTGATCGAGATCAACCGCTTTGTCCAGGAATTCCTGGGAAGTACTGTAGCGGGTGCTGCGGGCACCCTCCGGGGTGTTGAGGACGATTGCAGGGAGATCCGGATAACAGTTAAGAAGTGAATCCGGCCTGCGTACCCTGTTGTTCTTGTCACTTCAAAATATCAGCCTAGATAAGGCGCTCGATATCCGAGAGATCTATGGGTGATGTGGAATCCAGTGATAGCGGCGTAACGGATATGTGTCCTTTCTGCACCAGCGCATTGACATCCGTGCCCTCCTCGTCAACCATGGAAAGGTCGCCGGCTATCCAGTAATATGGCCTGCCTCTGGGGTCGTGCCTTTCTTCCACTTCGGTCCTGAACAGCTTCCTGGCAAGCCGGGTGATCTCTACCTCGGTATCTGTCTCAACAGTGT
Proteins encoded:
- a CDS encoding cobyrinate a,c-diamide synthase; translated protein: MTKAVLLAGTHSGVGKTTVSMGIMAALKKRQMDVQPYKVGPDYIDPTYHTAICGKPSRNLDTFMMQVEGVRRTFSGHAGDNDINVIEGVMGLFDGMDSTEIASSAHVAKTLEVPVILVVNVHGMSRSAAALVKGFSEFDRDVNIAGVILNRVGSPRHAKMIMDCIPDIPVVGTLPRNQDISVPSRHLGLYMAHEQDFDTTKLAEFIEQNIDLDAIISIAQSAPDIEAMPREELPAADVRIGVAMDSAFCFYYQEMFDSFREAGAEIVPFSPIKGEVPEVDGMYFGGGYPELHLEELENSRTTKVLKDISADGMPIYGECGGLQYLSTSYEVEGRIYRTADLFPAETVMTKKLQALGYTEGIAKGDFIKGTIRGHEFHYSVTSCASDAKLAYEMKRGKGIRDGKDGITEHNSLASYTHAHPAAFPVKAFVDKCREYKRR
- the moaA gene encoding GTP 3',8-cyclase MoaA, yielding MNSSGSHRTLTDPFGRTVRSLRMSITNRCNLNCIYCHNEGDHGSTGEMSVETIVNIVKAAADFGVDRLKISGGEPLIRQDLEEILSSLPPLRDVSLTTNATLLKGRASSLKEAGLDRINVSLDTLDPGKFRMITRCKRDILPSVLEGIDEAVRVGLTPVKINMVLLKDINEAEIEKMLAFTKRYKGDVILQLIELMNFRDAAPYHVDADKVEEELLHHATDVSTRTMHHRKKYIINGAEVEFVRPVDNTEFCANCNRLRVTADGKLKPCLLVNDDLVDVSHASPGELPDLFRLAVSRRVPFYGHERCSLE